In one Pasteuria penetrans genomic region, the following are encoded:
- a CDS encoding transglycosylase domain-containing protein has product MQACHMSRRRVIPPPGLYRIPPDPPAEGRMSSLPHLGRSGGGGRGGPPPPRGRRKLFSLKWFSLVGFTSLFMITAGFATLILMNKVDEKELNRLTSSLPASSSMYDDKDRRVATIGDMDREFISMRQLLVHNPKLPQAFVSMEDKRFFEHGGVDYKAIARAAWVSLKSLSPRQGGGTITMQVVRNFYSKREKTLSRKVQEVFRSINLERELSSSMNQRDAKNRILETYLNIVSFGGNIQGVSMASKSFFGVDLTKQTLEPYRVALLVAAVKGPSIYGPISENVSKAISRRNRVLDVCVKEGVYSQKEAEEAKKKTMGVDRLKLRKYQQRITYPAYKELVIRELERDYSIEGSQLRLGNYQIYTGLNTDIQGATDKALTDDSYYRASKDTPGSDTSRWEAASATVGVENGLVAAIGGGRRYRPGDVITGASHQRQYGSAIKPLSVYGPIIEKTRGKINEYSIVSDEPVASNQWPGGMGPRNYTPGYKGNLPFSDAVAQSLNAAAVQLLLQVGLDESFSTLQGLGIKLDPADKNMAPLALGGQKYGDTALALARAYTAIPNNGRVICSRFIRRVVGPDHQEISPERGPDLNGQACQYVDGRPSLPVFSTQTSWYLIRLLKYVTGPSGTARKLSLSCGQPLRAKTGTTQNYMSAGLVAFTPHYVVYTNVYDPSHDPSNGGVSSGGPPLSMVRDILEAAECKSSSNVDFVKPPDVQDPTPPVTVTGLGLRYTYDPVGSSVQLTWQPQLSGPAPLSMSITYRITRTEGGASKVLSNNATGKGFTDSNVLPGKSYEYKVESMIGGSVGYGEKITVDTSAPTGESGSPPLSPDGSPPPPPPGGEPPPIGEPFPPPGGGGISPPPNDKGLTSPGRESPSIDRGRFIPTKEGGKIHQPGPPGDSVSSVSYSHGIS; this is encoded by the coding sequence TTGCAGGCATGCCACATGTCCCGTCGTAGAGTGATACCCCCCCCTGGCTTGTATAGAATACCACCGGATCCCCCGGCTGAGGGTAGGATGTCGTCGTTACCCCATTTGGGTCGCTCCGGAGGGGGGGGTAGGGGTGGTCCCCCTCCCCCTCGGGGTCGGAGGAAACTTTTTTCCTTGAAGTGGTTTTCTTTGGTGGGTTTCACCTCCCTTTTTATGATTACAGCAGGGTTTGCGACACTTATTCTCATGAACAAAGTGGATGAGAAGGAACTGAACCGGTTGACTTCCTCCTTGCCGGCTAGCTCGTCCATGTATGATGACAAGGATCGTCGTGTCGCCACGATTGGGGATATGGATCGTGAGTTTATCAGTATGAGGCAATTATTGGTCCATAATCCTAAACTACCACAGGCCTTCGTGTCTATGGAGGATAAACGATTTTTTGAACATGGTGGTGTTGATTATAAGGCCATAGCTCGGGCGGCATGGGTGAGCCTCAAATCCCTGAGTCCTAGACAGGGTGGTGGTACGATCACAATGCAGGTGGTTCGTAATTTCTATAGTAAGAGGGAAAAGACCCTTAGTCGTAAGGTCCAGGAGGTTTTTCGATCTATTAATCTCGAGCGGGAACTGTCTAGTTCTATGAATCAACGAGACGCAAAAAATAGAATTTTGGAAACCTATCTAAATATTGTCAGTTTTGGGGGTAATATTCAGGGTGTTTCTATGGCGTCCAAGTCCTTTTTCGGAGTGGATCTGACCAAGCAAACCCTGGAACCTTATCGTGTTGCCCTATTGGTAGCGGCGGTGAAAGGACCCTCCATCTATGGACCGATATCCGAAAATGTATCTAAGGCGATTTCGCGCCGGAATCGAGTGCTTGATGTTTGTGTAAAGGAGGGTGTTTATTCACAGAAGGAGGCGGAAGAGGCGAAGAAAAAAACCATGGGTGTGGATCGTTTGAAACTGAGGAAGTACCAACAACGTATCACCTACCCTGCCTATAAGGAACTGGTCATTCGTGAGTTGGAGAGGGATTATAGCATCGAGGGTTCACAGCTTCGGTTGGGGAATTATCAGATCTACACAGGTTTGAACACGGACATCCAAGGAGCGACGGATAAAGCATTGACGGATGACTCCTATTATCGGGCTAGTAAGGATACTCCGGGTTCTGATACCTCCAGGTGGGAGGCAGCGAGTGCTACCGTTGGGGTGGAAAATGGCCTGGTGGCGGCAATTGGTGGGGGCAGGCGTTATCGTCCAGGGGATGTAATCACCGGGGCAAGTCATCAGAGACAATATGGGTCGGCTATCAAACCCTTGTCTGTATATGGTCCCATCATCGAGAAGACACGGGGGAAGATCAACGAATACTCAATTGTATCGGACGAACCGGTCGCGTCGAACCAGTGGCCGGGTGGAATGGGTCCCAGGAACTATACCCCGGGTTATAAAGGGAATTTGCCCTTTTCGGATGCGGTGGCCCAATCCCTTAATGCGGCTGCCGTGCAATTGTTATTACAAGTTGGATTGGATGAGAGTTTTTCTACACTGCAGGGGTTGGGTATCAAATTGGACCCTGCTGATAAAAACATGGCTCCGTTGGCCTTAGGGGGTCAGAAATATGGGGATACGGCATTGGCCCTGGCAAGAGCCTATACTGCGATCCCTAACAACGGTCGGGTGATTTGCTCCCGTTTCATACGGAGGGTTGTGGGCCCTGATCATCAGGAGATATCTCCAGAGAGGGGTCCGGATCTCAATGGACAGGCGTGCCAGTATGTTGATGGGAGGCCTAGTTTGCCTGTTTTTTCTACTCAAACCTCATGGTATTTGATTCGATTGTTGAAATACGTGACAGGACCGTCGGGTACGGCAAGAAAACTCTCCTTGAGTTGCGGTCAACCCCTCCGTGCAAAGACGGGAACAACACAGAATTACATGTCTGCAGGGTTGGTTGCCTTCACACCCCACTATGTGGTATACACAAATGTTTATGATCCCAGCCATGATCCTTCCAATGGGGGGGTGAGTAGTGGTGGCCCCCCTCTATCGATGGTTCGTGACATCCTAGAGGCGGCTGAATGTAAATCTTCCTCCAACGTTGATTTTGTGAAGCCTCCAGACGTCCAAGATCCTACCCCCCCCGTTACTGTCACTGGGTTGGGCTTACGGTATACTTACGATCCAGTGGGTTCATCCGTTCAGCTCACCTGGCAACCCCAGTTGAGTGGGCCTGCCCCGCTCTCCATGTCCATCACTTATCGCATAACCCGGACGGAAGGGGGGGCGAGTAAGGTTCTTAGTAATAATGCAACGGGTAAAGGTTTCACAGACTCCAATGTACTTCCTGGGAAATCCTATGAATACAAGGTGGAGTCTATGATAGGCGGTTCTGTTGGTTATGGTGAGAAGATCACGGTGGATACCTCCGCCCCCACGGGGGAATCTGGGAGTCCCCCCCTCTCTCCCGATGGATCCCCCCCACCTCCTCCGCCCGGTGGTGAGCCACCCCCTATAGGTGAACCTTTTCCTCCCCCTGGTGGTGGGGGGATCTCCCCTCCCCCTAATGATAAGGGATTGACTTCCCCTGGTAGGGAATCCCCTTCCATTGATAGGGGGAGATTCATCCCCACGAAGGAGGGGGGGAAGATACATCAACCGGGTCCTCCCGGTGACAGTGTTTCTTCCGTATCCTATTCCCATGGGATTTCTTAG
- a CDS encoding transglycosylase domain-containing protein: protein MRMRGTGVFEFLHLASTKAPVHSEGRVSDRLSRMQRLAVAKADSAPSRPPRKSPQGQWGSFVKKTILLVLFTCLLLVTSGFVFLKLYINQMEPKYVKQLLGLENSSQLFDSQGQVIAPIGDVPRSYVSLDDVEKHNPELVKLFLHIEDRRFFNHFGLDPYGLLRALAKNILSMSWKEGAGTITMQVVRILSNERQTTLFRKFMEITRAVALEQKLSSMGYSRPKREILQAYLNLLNFGGGVHGVRDAARVFFGKDILKQKLSPWEVSLLVATPKAQNVYGPLSKKPEKARQRRDLVLDEAFEAGIYDREAVGDAKQKPLPEVSKKALLQHEAQSGIGLVYRDLIVKELEEDFNIDPEQMKLGGYKVYTGIRPKEQEATERALRQDHHYRADKKSVDTSKWNAASASIEPRTGLVTTIGPGRNYQNGDLITGVKEKLQWGSTLKPLSVFGPLLEKTQCGVNEYTTVEDKEIDIDGRKLKNATGGPRGVVPLSQVAAESLNLSTASLLVDKVGIDKSFSTLQDLGLPMVPKDRNVSALALGGQDWGNTALQMARAYGTIANFGVTPCPPHFVDYVIDPEGKRVKPVRDRCADQKRVFSRQSSWCLLRLLRYVNESPLGTGRKFGLGCQQPFRMKTGTTNDDQSVSVCTITPRRSTCVIVYHPDRKDKGNFGIRSSMTSFMMMQKIMEAAECGQNSVDFSPPEGVVDPVSPVEVSSLHLSATYNGHSVDLTWNPQWKGGQGTNPTYRVLRYDGGVSEVLTNHHTGTSWNDPHVEASRSYTYEVEIYAGDPSRLLRKERVTISAGPTVLEESETPSSPLGSP from the coding sequence ATGCGAATGCGTGGTACCGGGGTTTTTGAATTTCTACATCTTGCGAGTACCAAGGCCCCCGTGCATTCGGAGGGTAGGGTTTCCGATCGACTATCTCGTATGCAACGGTTGGCTGTTGCTAAGGCCGATTCTGCCCCCTCCCGACCGCCGAGGAAATCACCGCAGGGCCAGTGGGGATCCTTTGTAAAAAAAACAATTTTATTGGTGTTGTTTACCTGTCTTTTATTGGTAACGAGCGGATTTGTTTTTTTGAAATTATACATTAATCAAATGGAACCAAAATATGTAAAGCAACTTCTGGGTCTGGAAAATTCTTCTCAGCTTTTTGATTCCCAGGGACAGGTGATAGCCCCTATTGGGGATGTTCCTCGTTCCTATGTTTCTTTAGATGATGTGGAGAAACACAATCCGGAACTGGTGAAGCTTTTTCTTCACATAGAGGATCGACGTTTTTTCAATCACTTTGGTTTGGATCCCTACGGTTTGTTGCGGGCCCTTGCGAAGAATATCCTCTCCATGAGTTGGAAGGAGGGTGCTGGAACGATTACTATGCAGGTAGTGCGTATCTTGTCGAATGAGCGACAAACCACACTCTTTCGCAAATTTATGGAGATTACCCGTGCGGTGGCGTTGGAACAAAAGTTGTCCTCCATGGGCTATTCCCGACCCAAGCGGGAGATCTTGCAGGCCTATCTCAACCTCCTGAATTTCGGAGGGGGTGTTCATGGTGTTCGGGATGCCGCGCGTGTTTTTTTTGGCAAGGATATACTGAAACAAAAACTTTCCCCCTGGGAGGTATCGTTGTTAGTTGCTACCCCGAAGGCACAAAACGTTTATGGGCCACTGAGCAAGAAACCAGAGAAGGCACGACAGCGCCGCGATTTGGTTTTGGATGAGGCGTTCGAAGCAGGGATTTATGATAGGGAGGCGGTAGGGGACGCGAAGCAAAAGCCCCTTCCCGAGGTGTCAAAGAAGGCATTGTTACAGCACGAGGCACAGTCTGGTATCGGCTTGGTGTATCGGGATCTTATTGTAAAGGAACTAGAGGAGGATTTTAATATTGATCCGGAACAGATGAAGCTGGGGGGATATAAAGTCTACACCGGCATACGGCCTAAGGAGCAGGAGGCAACGGAACGGGCCCTAAGACAGGATCATCATTATAGGGCGGATAAAAAGTCTGTAGATACTTCGAAATGGAATGCGGCCAGTGCATCCATTGAGCCCCGGACAGGGTTGGTAACGACTATCGGTCCGGGGAGGAATTACCAGAATGGGGATCTTATTACGGGTGTGAAGGAGAAATTGCAGTGGGGATCGACTCTCAAGCCTTTGTCCGTATTTGGCCCCTTGTTAGAAAAAACACAATGTGGTGTGAATGAGTATACAACGGTGGAGGATAAGGAGATCGATATCGATGGGCGGAAACTCAAAAATGCCACTGGCGGGCCACGTGGTGTAGTTCCCTTGTCGCAGGTTGCTGCTGAGTCCCTCAATTTATCGACAGCTTCTTTGTTGGTCGATAAGGTGGGAATTGACAAGAGCTTCTCCACCTTGCAGGATCTGGGTTTACCCATGGTACCGAAGGATAGAAATGTTTCTGCTCTCGCCCTGGGGGGGCAGGATTGGGGGAACACGGCATTGCAGATGGCAAGGGCCTATGGTACCATTGCCAATTTTGGTGTAACTCCTTGTCCCCCCCATTTTGTTGACTATGTTATAGATCCGGAGGGTAAGAGGGTGAAACCTGTGAGGGATCGTTGTGCGGATCAGAAGCGCGTTTTTTCCCGACAATCCTCTTGGTGTTTACTACGGTTGCTAAGGTATGTCAATGAATCCCCCCTAGGTACGGGTAGGAAGTTTGGATTGGGTTGTCAGCAGCCCTTCCGAATGAAAACTGGTACGACCAATGATGATCAATCGGTGAGTGTGTGTACGATTACACCACGCCGTTCTACCTGTGTAATCGTTTATCATCCCGATCGTAAGGATAAGGGAAACTTTGGTATTAGGTCCTCTATGACGTCGTTTATGATGATGCAAAAGATCATGGAGGCAGCGGAGTGTGGTCAGAATTCCGTAGATTTTTCTCCCCCTGAGGGTGTAGTGGATCCTGTTTCCCCCGTTGAAGTGAGCAGTCTTCATTTGTCGGCTACCTATAATGGGCATAGTGTGGACTTAACATGGAACCCGCAATGGAAGGGGGGACAGGGGACCAACCCTACCTATCGGGTCCTTCGATATGATGGGGGTGTATCGGAGGTGCTAACGAACCATCATACGGGAACGAGTTGGAATGATCCCCATGTGGAGGCTAGTCGTTCGTATACCTATGAGGTGGAAATTTATGCGGGGGATCCCTCCCGTTTGCTGAGAAAAGAGAGAGTGACCATCTCCGCGGGGCCCACAGTCTTGGAAGAGTCCGAGACGCCATCATCCCCATTGGGTTCCCCGTAG